A region of Lycium barbarum isolate Lr01 chromosome 1, ASM1917538v2, whole genome shotgun sequence DNA encodes the following proteins:
- the LOC132612628 gene encoding uncharacterized protein LOC132612628 — protein sequence MTNTGSRDDERRARQEAEIRGRNDFTLQAMHQQFERWTLQFQEIKDAIAEQNETIAELRRGGQHVVQPQNNPRPQNRRNMPHGPIVNQENPIDDFVDDLDVNLDRVGRDRRGQRGRVEDDNINSIKMKMPTFKGTRDPDLYLDWERKVEAIFDCHNYSEAKKVKLAVVEFSDYASIWWKKLTRDRQQDGEPPIATWAEMKRVMKKRFVPSHFQRDLQMRLRRLEQGTMTVDEYFKAMDMAMIQANCVEDEEATMARFLNGLNKEIADVVEIQQYVTLDELVDMAVKLEKQIKRKQQASSWRSQPNTNSKKPWPKQDVTSRPQEGKGKAKVDEKEGACHILLGRPWQFDRNTFHDGRKNRYSLELNGKKYTLAPLTPSQVFEDQKRLRESMGKQRGQKKGKKESFGERKEAKGKKKESLYIKAKECLNARKEGQPIILLTYKEVLINSELLTSSLPSSVFSLLQDFDDIFPEDIPKGLPPLRGIEHQIDFVPGAQIPNRPAYRSNPEETKELQRQVEELLKKGFVRESLSPCSVPVLLVPKKDGSWRMCVDCRAINKITVKYRHPIPRLDDMLDQLHGSKIFSKIDLKSGYHQIRMNPGDEWKTAFKTKYGLYEWLVMPFGLTNAPSTFMRLMNHVFKDFHGKFVVVYFDDILIFSKTLDEHVEHLKQVFEVLRKQQLFANLKKCAFCVDRVVFLGFVVSSKGVEVDEEKIKAIREWPKPKSVTEVRSFHGLASFYRRFVRDFSTIAAPLTEVIKKDKGFTWGKDQDDAFNLLKEKLCSAPLLQLPNFSKSFEVECDASGKGIGAV from the exons ATGACTAATACAGGTAGTAGGGATGATGAAAGGAGGGCTCGCCAAGAAGCCGAGAtccgaggaagaaatgacttcACTCTACAAGCTATGCACCAACAATTCGAAAGATGGACCTTGCAATTTCAAGAGATCAAGGATGCCATTGCTGAACAAAATGAGACAATAGCTGAACTTAGGAGGGGAGGTCAACATGTTGTACAACCACAAAATAATCCTAGGCctcaaaatagaagaaatatGCCCCATGGCCCCATTGTAAATCAAGAAAACCCTATAGATGattttgttgatgatcttgatgtAAATCTAGATAGGGTAGGGAGAGATAGGAGGGGACAACGAGGAAGAGTGGAAGATGATAACATCAATAGCATAAAGATGAAGATGCCAACTTTCAAGGGCACAAGAGATCCAGACTTGTACCTTGATTGGGAGCGGAAAGTTGAAGCCATTTTTGATTGTCACAACTATTCTGAAGCTAAGAAGGTAAAACTTGCCGTTGTTGAATTTTCTGACTATGCTTCTATTTGGTGGAAAAAGCTTACAAGGGATAGACAACAAGATGGAGAACCACCCATTGCTACTTGGGCTGAGATGAAGAGAGTCATGAAGAAGAGGTTCGTGCCTTCCCACTTTCAAAGAGACCTACAAATGCGTCTTCGAAGATTGGAGCAGGGAACCATGACTGTTGATGAATACTTCAAAGCTATGGATATGGCTATGATCCAAGCTAATTGTGTAGAAGATGAAGAGGCCACTATGGCTAGATTTCTTAATGGTTTAAATAAAGAAATAGCTGATGTAGTAGAGATACAACAATATGTAACTTTAGATGAGTTAGTGGACATGGCTGTAAAATTAGAAaagcaaattaaaagaaagcagcAAGCTAGCTCATGGAGGAGTCAGCCAAACACCAATTCAaagaagccatggccgaaacaaGATGTGACTTCTAGGCCTCAAGAAGGCAAGGGGAAGGCCAAAGTAGATGAAAAGGAGGGAG CTTGTCATATCTTGCTTGGTCGTCCATGGCAGTTCGATAGGAATACTTTTCATGATGGAAGGAAGAACAGATATTCACTTGAGCTTAATGGCAAGAAGTATACTCTTGCGCCTTTAACACCTTCTCAGGTGTTTGAAGATCAAAAGAGATTGAGGGAATCAATGGGAAAACAAAGGGGACAGAAAAAAG gaaaaaaagaaagttttggtgagaggaaagaggctaagggaaagaaaaaagagagtctctatataaaagccaaagagtgtttgaatgcaagaaaagagggacagcccataatactacttacttacaaagaagtcttgattaattctgagctacttacttcttctttgccaagtagtgttttttctcttttgcaggactttgatgatatctttcctgaagatattcctaaaggtcttccacctttgcgtggaattgaacaccaaattgactttgtgcctGGTGCACAGATTCCAAATAGGCCTGCTTATAGGAGTAATCCTGAAGAGACAAAGGAGTTGCAAAGGCAGGTTGAAGAGTTGCTTAAAAAAGGGTTTGTGCGAGAGAGCTTGAGTCCTTGCTCAGTTCCTGTTCTATTGGTGCCCAAAAAAGATGGATCTTGGAGGATGTGCGTGGATTGTCGAGCTATCAACAAGATTACGGTAAAGTATCGTCATCCTATtcctcgtcttgatgacatgttggATCAATTGCATGGGTCCAAAATCTTTTCTAAAATTGATCTAAAAAGTGGTTACCATCAGATTCGAATGAATCCTGGAGATGAATGGAAAACTGCTTTTAAGACCAAATATGGGCTTTATGAGTGGTTAGTTATGCcttttggcttgactaatgcacCCAGCACGTTcatgagattgatgaatcatgtttttaaggattttcatggaaagtttgtggtggtttattttgatgatatcttgatcttTTCTAAAACTCTAGATGAGCATGTAGAACACCTAAAACAAGTTTTTGAAGTTCTTAGAAAACAACAATTGTTTGCTAATCTCAAAAAGTGTGCCTTTTGTGTGGATCGTGTGGtattcttgggttttgtggtCAGTTCTAAGGGagttgaggttgatgaagagAAAATCAAGGCAATTAGAGAGTGGCCTAAACCTAAGAGTGTAACTGAGGTTAGAAGTTTTCATGGGCTTGCTAGtttttataggagatttgttagaGATTTTAGCACCATTGCTGCTCCTCTAACTGAAGTTATCAAGAAAGATAAGGGTTTTACATGGGGGAAAGACCAAGATGATGCTTTTaacttgttgaaagaaaaattatgttctgctcctcttttgcaattacctaatttttctaagtcttttgaGGTTGAATGTGATGCTTCTGGAAAAGGAATAGGTGCTGTT